The proteins below come from a single Cloacibacillus sp. genomic window:
- a CDS encoding CidA/LrgA family protein: LPVPAGVYGLFILMAALCSGLVKLTDVEDFGGFLLEAMPMMFIPAAVGLLEQFGEIRAIHTACPDSRSIDHRGDGGDR; this comes from the coding sequence CTGCCGGTCCCTGCGGGCGTCTACGGGCTTTTTATCCTGATGGCCGCGCTCTGCTCCGGCCTCGTAAAGCTTACCGACGTCGAGGACTTCGGCGGATTCCTGCTCGAAGCGATGCCGATGATGTTCATCCCCGCCGCCGTCGGCCTGCTTGAACAGTTCGGCGAGATACGCGCGATTCATACCGCTTGTCCTGATAGTCGTAGTATCGACCATCGTGGTGATGGCG